From one Mya arenaria isolate MELC-2E11 chromosome 4, ASM2691426v1 genomic stretch:
- the LOC128230711 gene encoding uncharacterized protein LOC128230711: MKMKMILKLSLLEKNSRKSMGSSDNLVAEQPPVKKGFTQLDANTDNLNVRFGDFKLLEKIGEGGFGEVYKGEYLGTDIAVKKVKIKRMKVVKQSVLQEVVTNSHLRHPNIVLLMGYSINTDCLYLLTEFIAGPNLDDVLFADNEYEFTVPQKHAVALQVCQGVAYLHNHNPIVIHRDIKPENILLTRNLETAKLCDMGLSKVKVMNTMTKTVADRRETQPGTPAYQAPEILLQARRGRTQADVWSLCCSLVELFTAKTIWDLTSEDDENDDSVQVIIRAMQ, from the coding sequence atgaaaatgaaaatgatattaaagctAAGCTTACTGGAAAAAAACTCAAGAAAGAGTATGGGTTCTTCTGATAATTTAGTTGCAGAGCAACCACCAGTTAAAAAAGGGTTTACACAGTTGGATGCTAATACTGACAACTTAAATGTAAGGTTTGGAGACTtcaaattattggaaaaaatagGGGAGGGTGGTTTTGGTGAGGTTTACAAAGGTGAATATTTGGGAACAGATATTGCAGTGAAGAAAGTTAAGATAAAACGCATGAAAGTTGTGAAACAGTCAGTGTTGCAAGAAGTTGTCACAAACAGTCATCTTAGGCATCCAAACATTGTTCTACTGATGGGTTACTCAATCAATACTGACTGTCTCTATCTTCTCACAGAGTTCATTGCAGGTCCAAATTTGGATGATGTGCTTTTTGCTGACAATGAGTACGAATTTACTGTGCCTCAAAAACATGCAGTGGCATTGCAAGTATGTCAGGGTGTAGCATATTTACATAATCATAATCCAATAGTTATTCACAGAGACATTAAGCCTGAAAACATTTTGCTGACGAGAAATTTGGAAACGGCAAAACTTTGTGACATGGGATTGTCTAAGGTGAAGGTAATGAATACCATGACCAAAACAGTTGCAGATCGCAGAGAGACACAGCCAGGAACTCCAGCTTATCAAGCTCCAGAGATTCTTCTGCAAGCTAGGAGAGGCAGAACACAAGCAGATGTTTGGAGCCTCTGTTGTTCATTAGTTGAGCTCTTTACTGCCAAAACCATATGGGACTTGACCAGTGAGGATGATGAAAATGACGACTCTGTCCAGGTTATAATCCGGGCAATGCAATGA
- the LOC128230710 gene encoding uncharacterized protein LOC128230710, with the protein MADKEYSEEERGERIKAVIENIRTRSKKLKKKALVPATKKVSEPKEKEKMDAAGQEKRKQKPSGRHTMYKLHIGWRHYCQGDFRQITSRRGGGIRKMEYNITEPQSVESIIEVGKRLFFPNGRNSFGNLNDMEVNLTNYSGEKIERFCNIDEQPCTFQEFLKSTGRYSSQFHVYLSTKSITYDKIKPLEETSETSYLANRKTIQGLHVQYTKNETSEYSGDTSIITCHSTKQCRELSGIPDDIDDYDPLEDGYNVTYLAVNDKVYMERTSSGLSFPQDVAGQDSAYIFHGPNEICGMNEGKVVLGVVTNCSENVNYTWYKDQSIYAAGINLMLIHTNDTGVYNVKCQVGETLYTFEESVEIALPATTDRYDMDMRIDSEVTENLNTTHFGITADLKDCVSNTAATDSSLDMVTQTFIETSDLGENDGKGTHSLTTTTFICDKDGTCANAVSAACETSVFCEKDGIGANAVSTFLETSVIHERDATGANVVLTFPETSVIHEKDGTGATAIPTIPETIPETSAIYRNKFFG; encoded by the exons ATGGCGGACAAGGAATATTCAGAAGAA GAAAGAGGAGAGCGGATTAAAGcagtaattgaaaatattcgTACTCGTAGTAAAAAGCTGAAGAAGAAAGCTCTGGTGCCTGCTACTAAAAAAGTCAGTGAGccaaaagaaaaggaaaaaatg gaTGCTGCAGGACAGGAAAAGAGAAAACAGAAACCTAGCGGCCGTCATACTATGTACAAGCTACATATCGGATGGCGCCATTACTGTCAAGGTGACTTTAGACAAATTACATCAAGACGAGGTGGGGGCATTCGGAAGATGGAATATAATATAACGGAGCCTCAGTCAGTGGAATCAATAATTGAAGTCGGCAAACGTTTATTTTTTCCGAATGGAAGAAATTCttttggaaatttaaatgatatggaAGTGAATTTAACTAATTACAGCGGTGAGAAAATTGAACGCTTCTGCAATATAGATGAACAACCGTGTACATTTCAAGAATTTTTGAAGTCAACAGGAAGGTACTCGTCTCAATTCCATGTTTATCTTTCGACGAAAAGCATTACCTATGATAAAATAAAGCCACTGGAAGAAACAAGTGAAACGAGTTATCTTGCCAACAGGAAGACAATACAAGGACTGCATGTACAGTATACTAAGAATGAAACATCAGAATATTCAGGAGACACCTCAATTATCACATGTCATAGCACAAAACAATGCAGGGAATTATCAGGTATTCCTGATGACATAGACGATTACGACCCTCTTGAAGATGGTTATAATGTAACGTATCTGGCTGTAAATGATAAGGTTTACATGGAGCGAACTTCGTCTGGCCTCAGTTTTCCACAAGACGTCGCTGGACAAgacagtgcatatatatttcatggaCCTAATGAGATATGTGGAATGAATGAAGGCAAAGTTGTTTTAGGCGTAGTAACAAACTGTTCTGAAAACGTTAATTACACATGGTATAAGGATCAAAGCATATATGCAGCAGGGATTAATCTCATGTTGATACATACAAATGACACTGGTGTCTATAATGTAAAATGCCAAGTAGGCGAAACGTTGTACACCTTTGAAGAGAGTGTTGAAATAGCTTTGCCCGCAACTACAGATAGATATGACATGGATATGCGAATCGACAGCGAGGTTACTGAAAATCTGAACACCACACACTTTGGCATAACTGCTGATTTGAAAGATTGCGTTTCTAATACAGCAGCTACAGATTCTAGCCTAGACATGGTTACACAAACGTTTATTGAAACAAGTGATTTGGGTGAAAATGATGGTAAAGGTACACAcagtttaacaacaacaacttttatcTGTGACAAAGACGGCACATGTGCAAATGCTGTATCAGCAGCTTGTGAAACAAGTGTATTCTGTGAAAAAGACGGCATAGGTGCAAACGCTGTTTCAACATTTCTTGAAACAAGTGTAATCCATGAAAGAGATGCCACAGGTGCAAACGTTGTTCTTACATTTCCTGAAACAAGTGTAATCCATGAAAAAGATGGCACAGGGGCAACTGCTATTCCAACAATTCCTGaaacaattcctgaaacaaGTGCAAT TTACAGAAACAAGTTTTTTGGGTGA
- the LOC128230712 gene encoding uncharacterized protein LOC128230712 encodes MHYTRAPEAEGNYVDFRHNYSTEKYEDDNLDSVLCLFHNTARYCPSYCAKQYFRHDATDPFAGARSVVVGKSTSNQRIERWWGTLRQNGIHWWINFFKDLRDTGTFNELDAIQCENLKFRFMDLIQTE; translated from the exons ATGCATTATACACGTGCTCCAGAAGCTGAAGGGAACTACGTTGATTTCAG ACACAACTACTCGACTGAAAAATATGAAGATGACAACTTGGATAGTGTTCTGTGTCTGTTTCATAATACTGCTCGGTATTGCCCAAGCTACTGTGCCAAG CAATACTTCCGGCACGATGCTACTGATCCGTTTGCTGGGGCTCGAAGCGTTGTAGTTGGAAAAAGCACATCGAACCAGCGCATTGAGAGGTGGTGGGGTACATTACGACAAAATGGAATACATTGGTGGATTAACTTTTTCAAAGACTTACGCGATACAGGGACGTTTAATGAGCTGGACGCAATACAATGTGAGAACTTAAAATTTCGCTTTATGGATCTCATACAAACCGAGTAA